A genome region from Pirellulales bacterium includes the following:
- a CDS encoding SMP-30/gluconolactonase/LRE family protein has product MANYQDLPLPVATAEFRLKTAVCLAFTEGPAVDADENVYFSDIINNCIMKLAADGTLSVFREPSHRTNGQTFDQQGRLYHCEGAEFGPAGGRRVTRTNLATGEYVVLTDRFAGVRYNSPNDICIDGRGRAYFTDPCYGDRSAMEMPEEAVYRIDLDGGVHRIIEQPAIDRPNGIAVTQDSRLLYVIDSCPTVGGNRKVWAFDLDEAGTPHHQRLVYDFAPGRGGDGMRLDQQGNLYVAAGVLASRGNYETADVPPGIYIISPVGTLLGRIPIYEDVLTNLAFGGPDGRTVYITAGKTLIKSRVDVPGQVAYPRWSKS; this is encoded by the coding sequence ATGGCTAACTATCAAGATCTTCCGCTACCGGTCGCTACGGCCGAGTTTCGGCTCAAAACGGCTGTTTGCCTGGCCTTCACCGAAGGGCCTGCGGTCGATGCCGACGAGAACGTTTATTTCTCGGACATCATCAACAATTGCATTATGAAGCTGGCAGCCGATGGCACGCTGTCGGTCTTCCGCGAGCCCAGCCATCGGACCAACGGCCAGACTTTCGATCAGCAGGGACGGCTTTATCATTGCGAAGGAGCCGAATTTGGGCCCGCTGGCGGCCGGCGCGTGACTCGGACCAATCTGGCGACGGGCGAATACGTCGTCCTCACCGATCGATTCGCCGGCGTGCGCTATAACTCGCCCAATGATATTTGCATCGATGGACGGGGGCGGGCCTATTTCACGGATCCTTGCTATGGCGACCGCTCGGCCATGGAAATGCCCGAAGAAGCGGTCTACCGCATCGATCTCGATGGCGGCGTACACAGAATCATCGAGCAGCCGGCCATCGATCGCCCGAATGGTATCGCCGTTACACAGGACAGCCGGTTGTTATATGTCATTGATAGTTGCCCTACGGTTGGCGGCAATCGCAAGGTGTGGGCCTTCGATCTCGACGAGGCAGGCACGCCGCACCATCAACGGTTGGTGTACGACTTTGCACCAGGACGTGGCGGCGACGGCATGCGCCTCGATCAGCAAGGGAATCTATACGTGGCGGCCGGCGTTTTGGCGTCACGCGGAAACTACGAAACCGCCGATGTGCCGCCTGGCATCTACATCATTTCGCCCGTGGGCACGTTGCTCGGCCGCATCCCGATCTACGAGGACGTATTGACGAATTTGGCATTCGGCGGGCCAGATGGGCGCACGGTGTACATCACCGCCGGCAAAACCTTGATCAAGTCGCGCGTCGACGTGCCGGGCCAGGTGGCCTATCCGCGCTGGTCAAAAAGTTGA